A window of Fluoribacter dumoffii NY 23 contains these coding sequences:
- the iolC gene encoding 5-dehydro-2-deoxygluconokinase has product MSYPSFYCDMNRPFDLICMGRVAVDLYAEQIGASLSDAQTFRKYLGGCAGNIAVGAARLGLKCMMFSCIGQDEMGLFLKNELIHEGVNTDLLEETKNHLTGLVLLGIKPPHEFPLMFYRTDCADMQLKPQQISKDKLQQAKAILVTGTGLSTESMLHTTKEVIQRARQAETAVILDLDYRPVLWGLTAAGDGETRYQSSQKVSETYQQILSFCDLIVGTEEEICIAGGADEVQHALKKIREFTQAPVVLKRGEKGSEVYFSGTHQPLLTKPFPVEVLNVLGAGDGFMAGLLSALLQGKSWEIATAYANASGALVVTRHGCAPAIPYKEELDYFIQHFAEDPQIWKSAYLNQLHQKQGMHNAPLLIKKPQGFAPGRNAIVTMHPSSHCGMNFSSLKLDAGQKYRFNEQYEFAALLMTGKVVFYYEQQSEYAERYDYFSQDPIVLHCPSGQNAAVEALSDCEILLIETENRAFFAPCLFHQATLVELDNRGKNILDDSSYRIVRTVFDKRNRPESNLVVGEIITFQGRWSSYPSHYHEQPEIYHYRFSEPQGYAFGENGEEVLRIENYDTYQIAPGQSHAHCTAPGYALYTLWFIRHLEDNPYAMPTFVKEHEWTRTSKANNRVWKMNHNNEGTGS; this is encoded by the coding sequence ATGAGTTATCCATCATTTTATTGTGATATGAATCGACCCTTCGATTTAATTTGTATGGGGCGTGTGGCAGTTGATCTTTATGCAGAACAAATTGGGGCGTCCTTGAGCGATGCTCAGACTTTTAGAAAATATTTGGGAGGGTGTGCGGGGAATATTGCTGTAGGCGCTGCACGCCTGGGGCTAAAGTGCATGATGTTTTCCTGCATTGGCCAGGACGAAATGGGACTTTTTTTAAAAAATGAACTGATACATGAAGGAGTCAATACTGATTTATTAGAGGAAACTAAGAATCATTTGACGGGATTGGTGTTATTAGGCATTAAACCACCCCATGAATTTCCTTTAATGTTTTATCGAACTGATTGCGCTGATATGCAACTTAAACCTCAGCAAATAAGCAAGGATAAATTACAACAGGCTAAAGCCATTTTAGTAACTGGAACCGGGTTATCTACAGAGTCCATGCTGCACACTACCAAAGAAGTGATCCAGCGCGCGCGGCAAGCTGAGACGGCAGTAATTCTGGATCTGGATTATCGACCTGTTCTTTGGGGATTGACCGCGGCTGGAGATGGGGAAACTCGCTACCAGTCGAGTCAGAAGGTAAGTGAAACCTATCAACAAATTTTGTCTTTTTGCGATTTAATCGTCGGCACGGAAGAGGAAATTTGTATTGCCGGAGGGGCTGATGAAGTCCAGCATGCGCTAAAAAAAATCAGGGAATTTACCCAGGCTCCTGTAGTGCTGAAGCGGGGCGAAAAAGGCTCGGAAGTGTATTTTTCGGGCACGCATCAGCCTTTATTAACCAAACCTTTCCCGGTGGAAGTTCTTAATGTCCTGGGGGCAGGCGATGGATTTATGGCGGGACTTTTATCGGCATTATTGCAAGGTAAATCCTGGGAAATTGCTACTGCTTATGCGAATGCCAGTGGTGCTTTGGTTGTTACACGCCATGGGTGCGCTCCCGCCATTCCCTATAAAGAAGAGTTGGACTATTTTATCCAGCATTTTGCTGAGGATCCGCAGATCTGGAAGAGTGCTTATTTAAACCAATTGCATCAAAAACAAGGGATGCACAATGCACCGCTTCTTATTAAAAAACCGCAAGGATTTGCCCCCGGACGCAATGCAATTGTCACGATGCACCCATCGTCCCACTGCGGTATGAATTTTAGCTCCCTTAAATTGGATGCGGGGCAAAAATACAGATTTAATGAGCAGTATGAATTTGCCGCCCTATTGATGACTGGAAAAGTGGTCTTTTATTATGAGCAACAAAGCGAATACGCAGAGCGCTACGATTATTTTTCTCAGGACCCTATCGTTTTGCATTGTCCCTCAGGTCAAAATGCTGCAGTGGAAGCCTTAAGCGATTGTGAAATTTTATTGATTGAAACAGAAAATCGAGCCTTTTTTGCTCCTTGTTTATTTCATCAAGCCACCCTTGTGGAGTTGGATAACCGAGGAAAAAATATTTTGGATGACAGCTCCTACCGTATTGTGAGGACGGTATTTGATAAACGCAACCGACCCGAGTCTAATCTGGTAGTTGGCGAGATTATCACCTTCCAGGGACGGTGGTCGAGTTACCCCTCTCATTATCATGAGCAACCGGAAATCTACCATTATCGTTTTTCTGAGCCTCAAGGTTATGCATTTGGCGAGAATGGAGAGGAGGTTTTGCGCATTGAAAATTATGATACCTATCAAATTGCCCCCGGACAAAGCCATGCTCATTGTACGGCACCAGGATATGCTCTTTATACCTTATGGTTTATACGTCATTTGGAAGACAATCCCTATGCTATGCCCACGTTCGTTAAAGAACATGAATGGACAAGAACAAGTAAAGCAAATAACAGGGTTTGGAAGATGAATCATAACAACGAAGGGACAGGTTCATGA
- the iolG gene encoding inositol 2-dehydrogenase gives MENTNQQRKCRIGIIGAGRIGKLHAENIKNYLPQFELNAIADPCLNKAWADRLSIAGQYTASEDVLFHQNLDAVLIASPSNLHVVQIKAASEAGKAIFCEKPIGLYEEEILEVLHTTQANGTLLQLGFNRRFDPSFSHLQKQVHAGEIGAVHLVKITSRDPVCPTKEYCATSGGLFMDMTIHDFDMARFLTQSEVIEVYATGAVLINPDFAALDDIDTAIIQMRFANGALGVIDNSRQAVYGYDQRIEVFGKEGMLLANNQLKHSVMHYANKFTEQANPEYFFLERYHQAFRAELDSFYSAWLHNSPSPVSGRDGLQALRIAQAAKRSLVSKSPVFLS, from the coding sequence ATGGAAAATACAAATCAACAACGAAAATGTCGCATTGGCATCATTGGGGCCGGACGGATCGGTAAATTACATGCTGAAAATATTAAAAATTATTTACCGCAATTTGAGTTAAACGCGATTGCGGACCCTTGCTTGAACAAAGCCTGGGCAGATAGACTCTCTATCGCAGGTCAATACACCGCGAGCGAGGACGTGCTTTTTCACCAAAACCTGGATGCCGTTTTGATTGCTTCCCCATCGAATTTACACGTGGTGCAAATAAAAGCCGCCAGTGAAGCAGGAAAGGCCATTTTTTGTGAAAAGCCGATTGGTTTGTATGAAGAGGAAATTCTGGAGGTGTTACATACAACTCAGGCAAACGGTACGTTATTGCAGCTTGGTTTTAACCGGCGTTTTGATCCGAGTTTTTCCCATCTGCAAAAACAGGTGCATGCCGGGGAAATTGGTGCAGTACATCTTGTAAAGATTACCTCGCGCGATCCGGTTTGTCCTACTAAAGAATATTGCGCCACCTCCGGCGGACTGTTCATGGATATGACCATCCATGATTTTGATATGGCGCGCTTTTTAACTCAATCAGAAGTCATTGAGGTATATGCAACAGGTGCGGTATTGATTAATCCTGATTTTGCAGCCTTAGATGATATTGATACAGCAATCATCCAAATGCGTTTTGCGAATGGTGCTTTAGGGGTTATTGATAACAGCCGTCAAGCTGTTTATGGATATGATCAACGCATTGAGGTATTTGGCAAGGAAGGAATGCTATTGGCTAATAATCAGCTCAAGCATTCAGTGATGCATTATGCCAATAAATTCACAGAGCAAGCTAATCCGGAATATTTTTTCCTCGAACGCTATCATCAAGCTTTTAGAGCCGAATTGGATTCTTTTTATAGCGCCTGGTTACACAACAGCCCAAGTCCTGTTTCAGGAAGGGATGGGTTGCAGGCTTTGCGGATTGCGCAAGCTGCAAAACGGTCTTTAGTTAGCAAATCGCCGGTTTTTCTGAGTTGA
- a CDS encoding sugar porter family MFS transporter, translating to MKKAGANSFIFFVALIAGFGGFLFGFDSSVIADVKDQVMVQLSLSEWQWSQIVSISLFGCILGIPLSGFFADKVSRRFLLKTVASGFILGTVLCAFTHDFILLLMGRFIIGICIGVASYIAPLFIAEIAPPNRRGTLVLINGLTITFGQAIAYLIGYFLHDYSVNSWRLLFGMGSIPALILFIGMHFVPHSPRWLMQKYGLEKTLKTLKRIRPLGYNFQKEIEEIQSHFKDIPPQTNLLFKQPIINVLAVGIALGIFQQFSGINALMYYGPVIFESAGFYPVSDAILATFCMGGVNFLFTLLTLYYVDKLGRRFLLLSGTLLAALSLFAVVVLFNSGLPNQKFWILGALSIYVMGYCISVGSLFWVLISEIYPLAVRGMAMSIATMVQWGANFVVSISFLTIYQNWGVLTFGLFGTLCLLAFFFIYHFVPETTGASLEKIEKNLWAGKKIRDIGSELPGIKTNDLELVRD from the coding sequence ATGAAGAAAGCAGGAGCGAATTCTTTTATTTTTTTTGTTGCCCTGATCGCCGGATTTGGAGGGTTTTTATTTGGTTTTGATTCCAGTGTGATTGCAGATGTGAAGGATCAGGTCATGGTCCAGCTCTCTCTTTCAGAATGGCAATGGTCCCAGATTGTGAGTATTAGTTTATTCGGTTGTATTTTGGGTATTCCTTTAAGTGGTTTCTTTGCTGATAAAGTAAGTCGACGTTTTCTTCTCAAGACAGTTGCATCAGGATTTATTTTAGGGACTGTTCTATGCGCCTTCACTCATGATTTCATTCTGTTATTAATGGGACGGTTTATTATTGGTATTTGTATCGGAGTTGCTTCTTATATCGCCCCATTGTTTATCGCAGAAATTGCGCCGCCTAACCGAAGAGGAACTTTAGTGCTGATTAATGGGTTAACCATTACCTTTGGTCAGGCAATAGCCTATTTAATTGGTTATTTTCTTCATGATTACTCCGTTAACAGCTGGCGTCTCTTATTTGGAATGGGGAGTATTCCGGCACTAATTTTGTTTATTGGTATGCATTTTGTTCCTCACTCACCGCGTTGGCTCATGCAAAAATACGGTCTGGAAAAAACCTTGAAGACTCTAAAGCGCATCCGTCCCTTAGGTTATAACTTCCAAAAAGAAATCGAGGAAATTCAGAGCCATTTCAAGGATATTCCTCCTCAAACGAATTTATTATTTAAGCAGCCCATCATTAATGTCCTTGCTGTAGGAATTGCCTTAGGGATATTCCAACAATTCTCAGGAATTAATGCGTTGATGTATTACGGTCCAGTTATTTTTGAGTCGGCAGGATTTTATCCGGTTTCGGATGCAATTTTAGCTACTTTTTGTATGGGGGGAGTGAATTTTTTATTTACTTTACTAACCCTATATTATGTAGACAAGCTAGGTCGGCGTTTTTTATTGTTAAGCGGGACGCTCCTTGCTGCCCTGAGCCTTTTTGCAGTGGTCGTATTATTTAATTCGGGGTTGCCCAATCAAAAATTCTGGATACTGGGTGCTTTGTCGATCTATGTAATGGGATATTGTATAAGCGTGGGATCTTTATTCTGGGTTTTGATCTCCGAAATTTACCCTTTAGCTGTTCGTGGAATGGCAATGAGTATTGCCACGATGGTGCAATGGGGAGCAAATTTTGTGGTTTCCATATCCTTTTTAACCATTTACCAAAATTGGGGTGTGCTTACTTTTGGTTTATTTGGAACATTGTGTTTGCTTGCTTTTTTCTTTATTTACCATTTTGTACCTGAGACAACCGGTGCCTCTTTGGAAAAAATCGAAAAAAATTTATGGGCAGGTAAAAAAATCAGAGACATTGGTAGTGAATTACCAGGAATAAAAACAAATGACTTGGAATTAGTGAGGGATTAG